One window from the genome of Sphaerotilus microaerophilus encodes:
- a CDS encoding HisA/HisF-related TIM barrel protein, giving the protein MTALTAMSALFPAVPVIPVLDLMRGQVVRAVRGERQHYPPMHSQLRAGSDPVELARALCHHTGSDRLYIADLDALLGGEAQTDVLRRLIAALPGVRLWLDAGWADAAAAHALWAELGAAGEAIDPVYASEALRDAAALAGCFTADDALGTRALLSLDRRAGQPLDRAGCWQRPDLWPQRVIVMTLERVGSDAGPDLQTLPALHGLAPQRQFIGSGGIRHPDDLRAAAGTGATGWLVASALHDGRLPAQARP; this is encoded by the coding sequence TTGACCGCCCTGACCGCCATGTCCGCCCTCTTCCCTGCGGTTCCCGTGATCCCCGTGCTCGACCTGATGCGCGGCCAGGTCGTGCGCGCCGTGCGCGGCGAGCGCCAGCACTACCCGCCGATGCACTCGCAGCTGCGCGCCGGCAGCGACCCGGTCGAGCTGGCTCGCGCCCTGTGCCACCACACCGGCAGCGACCGGCTCTACATCGCCGACCTGGACGCCCTGCTCGGCGGTGAAGCGCAGACCGATGTGCTGCGCCGGCTGATTGCCGCACTGCCCGGCGTGCGCCTCTGGCTCGATGCCGGCTGGGCCGATGCCGCCGCCGCCCACGCGCTCTGGGCCGAGCTCGGTGCCGCGGGCGAGGCGATCGACCCCGTCTACGCCAGCGAGGCGCTGCGCGACGCCGCCGCGCTGGCGGGCTGCTTCACCGCCGACGATGCGCTGGGCACCCGCGCGCTGCTCTCGCTGGACCGGCGCGCCGGCCAGCCGCTGGACCGTGCCGGCTGCTGGCAGCGCCCCGACCTCTGGCCACAGCGCGTCATCGTGATGACGCTGGAGCGCGTGGGCAGCGACGCCGGGCCGGACCTGCAGACCCTGCCGGCGCTGCACGGCCTGGCGCCACAGCGCCAGTTCATCGGCTCGGGCGGCATCCGCCACCCGGACGACCTGCGTGCCGCCGCCGGCACCGGCGCCACCGGCTGGCTGGTGGCCAGCGCGCTGCACGACGGCCGGCTGCCCGCACAGGCGCGGCCCTGA
- the fae gene encoding formaldehyde-activating enzyme, which yields MTSHHRALPYTFHAGEATVLAAEGQFTDAMPEILIGRVDGPVGQAFANMMAQSKGHTAMFAIRACNQLVRPATITVPKVTLKDMANIDLFGGVVQSATADAVLDCVIEGIIPRDMVDELCVVSLVWIDPRCAKDPNLDKKDMYRTNYEATKLALKRALANEPTIDELIANRETIRHDMNDWS from the coding sequence ATGACCAGCCACCACCGCGCCCTGCCCTACACCTTCCACGCTGGCGAAGCCACCGTGCTGGCCGCCGAGGGCCAGTTCACCGACGCGATGCCCGAGATCCTGATCGGCCGCGTCGACGGCCCGGTCGGCCAAGCCTTTGCCAACATGATGGCGCAGAGCAAGGGCCACACCGCGATGTTCGCGATCCGCGCCTGCAACCAGCTGGTGCGCCCGGCCACGATCACCGTGCCGAAGGTGACGCTCAAGGACATGGCCAACATCGACCTCTTCGGCGGCGTGGTGCAGAGCGCCACCGCCGACGCGGTGCTGGACTGCGTGATCGAGGGCATCATCCCGCGGGACATGGTGGATGAGCTGTGCGTCGTCAGCCTGGTCTGGATCGACCCGCGCTGCGCCAAGGACCCGAACCTCGACAAGAAGGACATGTACCGCACCAACTACGAGGCCACCAAGCTGGCGCTGAAGCGCGCGCTGGCCAACGAGCCGACGATCGACGAGCTGATCGCCAACCGTGAGACGATCCGGCACGACATGAACGACTGGTCCTGA
- a CDS encoding formylmethanofuran dehydrogenase subunit C has product MNGHRLTLRQRLPLRLDLRGVLPGALAALDLAAIERLPVAHGREWLPLAECFHIEAFEAEEPALHLIGDLSRVDHLGWGLAGGEILVDGPVGDHLGSTMRAGTVRVRGSAGDLAGVEMAGGELHIEGDAGHFVASTLPGSMDGLRGGLICIHGRAGDRLGDRMRRGTLIVGGDVGDFAASRLVAGSVLLGGGAGAHPGYGQRRGSLVWLQPDAAPAPPTTFVPGQGDTAVFWQLFARDLAGLGARHFAGQAIADALAALPARRPQRWRGDLAVDGQGEWLLPR; this is encoded by the coding sequence ATGAACGGCCATCGCCTGACCCTGCGCCAGCGCCTGCCGCTGCGGCTGGACCTGCGCGGCGTGCTGCCCGGCGCGCTGGCCGCGCTGGACCTCGCGGCGATCGAGCGCCTGCCGGTGGCCCACGGCCGCGAGTGGCTGCCGCTGGCCGAATGCTTCCACATCGAGGCCTTCGAGGCAGAAGAACCTGCCCTGCACCTCATCGGCGACCTCTCCCGCGTCGATCACCTCGGCTGGGGCTTGGCCGGCGGGGAGATCCTCGTCGACGGCCCCGTGGGCGACCACCTCGGCAGCACGATGCGCGCCGGCACGGTCCGCGTGCGCGGCTCGGCCGGCGACCTGGCCGGCGTGGAGATGGCCGGCGGCGAGCTGCACATCGAGGGCGACGCCGGCCACTTCGTCGCCAGCACCTTGCCGGGCAGCATGGACGGCCTGCGCGGCGGGCTGATCTGCATCCACGGCCGGGCGGGCGACCGGCTGGGCGACCGCATGCGCCGCGGCACGCTGATCGTCGGCGGGGACGTGGGCGACTTCGCCGCCTCCCGCCTGGTGGCCGGCAGCGTGCTGCTGGGCGGGGGCGCCGGCGCTCACCCCGGCTACGGCCAGCGCCGCGGTAGCCTGGTCTGGCTGCAGCCGGACGCGGCGCCCGCGCCACCCACCACCTTTGTGCCCGGCCAGGGCGACACCGCCGTGTTCTGGCAGCTCTTTGCCCGCGACCTGGCGGGCCTCGGAGCCCGCCACTTCGCCGGACAGGCCATCGCCGACGCGCTCGCCGCCCTGCCCGCCCGCCGCCCGCAGCGCTGGCGTGGCGACCTGGCGGTGGACGGCCAGGGTGAGTGGCTGCTGCCGCGCTGA
- a CDS encoding ATP-grasp domain-containing protein: MSASVLVLEFLSAGGLQGDPAEAELMPLGVAMRDAMMHDLLALPPTVVRSVGVAVCAAAPLPAVPVVASQDPRVRALQAAPGEDLLAFLAAQARGFDAAWVVAPESGGLLAACEAAVRQAAGPRAWLGSSALALATSSLKSRTLEALAGQGVATPFDAMWAAQARRWVVKPDDGAGAVATQVLADHAAAEALAQRRRAAGEAVTLQPWVEGEALSLSLLCRERGAELLSLNRQHIGVDAAGRVAFEGVERLCTDGSDPRWPRLQSLADATWRALPGLRGFVGIDLVWHPQAGPVAIEVNARVSCAYVGLSQALGRHVAGEILALRSTDPVAVAVAAEAADAIA; the protein is encoded by the coding sequence ATGAGCGCATCGGTGCTGGTGCTGGAGTTCCTCAGCGCGGGCGGCCTGCAGGGCGACCCGGCCGAGGCCGAGCTGATGCCGCTGGGTGTGGCGATGCGCGACGCGATGATGCACGACCTGCTGGCGCTGCCGCCGACGGTGGTTCGATCGGTCGGCGTGGCCGTCTGCGCCGCGGCGCCGCTGCCCGCAGTGCCTGTCGTCGCGTCGCAGGACCCCCGCGTGCGGGCCCTGCAGGCGGCACCCGGCGAGGACCTGCTGGCCTTCCTGGCGGCGCAGGCCCGCGGTTTTGACGCCGCCTGGGTGGTGGCGCCGGAGAGCGGTGGGCTGCTGGCGGCCTGCGAGGCGGCGGTGCGACAGGCGGCCGGGCCACGCGCCTGGCTGGGCAGCAGCGCGTTGGCGTTGGCCACCTCGTCCCTCAAGTCCCGCACGCTGGAGGCGCTGGCGGGGCAGGGCGTGGCCACGCCTTTCGACGCTATGTGGGCGGCGCAGGCGCGGCGCTGGGTGGTCAAGCCCGACGATGGCGCTGGTGCGGTGGCCACGCAGGTGCTGGCGGACCACGCTGCGGCCGAGGCGCTGGCGCAGCGCCGCCGCGCCGCCGGCGAGGCAGTGACGCTGCAGCCCTGGGTGGAGGGCGAGGCGCTCAGCCTGTCGCTGCTCTGTCGTGAGCGCGGCGCCGAGCTGCTGAGCCTGAACCGGCAGCACATCGGCGTGGATGCGGCCGGCCGGGTGGCCTTCGAGGGCGTCGAGCGCCTCTGCACCGACGGCAGCGATCCGCGCTGGCCGCGCCTGCAGTCCCTGGCCGATGCCACCTGGCGGGCCCTGCCCGGGCTGCGCGGCTTCGTCGGCATCGACCTGGTCTGGCACCCGCAGGCCGGGCCGGTGGCCATCGAGGTCAACGCGCGGGTGAGCTGCGCCTACGTGGGGCTGTCGCAGGCGCTGGGGCGCCATGTGGCGGGCGAGATCCTGGCGCTGCGATCCACCGACCCGGTAGCGGTGGCGGTAGCGGCGGAGGCGGCCGATGCGATCGCCTGA
- a CDS encoding (5-formylfuran-3-yl)methyl phosphate synthase: MRVTTPPATSPPTLRALVSVRNLDEALQAARAGVGFIDLKEPSDGALGGLPVAAIGPIVLALRHAAPATPVSATIGDWPADALALIERQVARVAATGVDFVKVGIEPGPGAVALAEALGRQRRAGLPLVPVLIADRAIDDALLERVLAQGFAAVMLDTADKRGGSLLQRHGDARLAEVIARVRQAGSLIGLAGALQLGDLPRLRQLAPDFTGFRSAVCAGDRRLGLDAARLAGLLGALSQPATQAVAA, translated from the coding sequence ATGAGGGTCACGACGCCCCCAGCGACATCGCCCCCCACCCTGCGCGCCCTGGTCAGCGTGCGCAACCTCGACGAAGCGCTGCAGGCAGCCCGTGCGGGCGTGGGCTTCATCGACCTGAAGGAGCCCTCGGACGGCGCGCTCGGCGGCCTGCCGGTGGCGGCGATCGGCCCGATCGTGCTGGCGCTGCGCCACGCTGCGCCCGCCACCCCCGTGAGCGCCACCATCGGCGACTGGCCGGCCGACGCGCTGGCGCTGATCGAGCGGCAGGTGGCCCGCGTGGCGGCGACGGGCGTGGACTTCGTCAAGGTCGGCATCGAGCCCGGCCCCGGCGCCGTGGCACTGGCCGAGGCGCTGGGCCGCCAGCGCCGCGCCGGCCTGCCGCTGGTGCCGGTGCTGATCGCCGACCGGGCCATCGACGATGCGCTGCTGGAGCGGGTGCTGGCCCAGGGCTTTGCCGCCGTGATGCTCGACACCGCCGACAAGCGCGGCGGCTCGCTGCTGCAGCGCCACGGCGACGCCCGGCTGGCCGAGGTGATCGCCCGCGTGCGCCAGGCCGGCAGCCTCATCGGCCTGGCCGGCGCCCTGCAGCTCGGCGACCTGCCGCGGCTGCGCCAGCTGGCGCCGGACTTTACCGGCTTCCGCTCGGCCGTCTGCGCCGGGGACCGCCGGCTCGGGCTGGATGCCGCCCGGCTGGCCGGGTTGCTCGGCGCGCTGTCTCAGCCCGCCACGCAAGCGGTGGCCGCCTGA
- a CDS encoding formylmethanofuran dehydrogenase, with product MTDDRTAPGAADAPWTCPFCPLLCDDRSAAAPGCPKAEAGLAASTVAAGPAETSARLHGQPVPREQALRVAAEWLHAARQPLLAGWGADVAAARALYPLASRVGAISDVCGGEPLAQALRAQQDRGGYTATLAEVRRHADLIVCVGSWPAERAPRLFERLLAGRDTPPAIVVLGDGVDPPRSITVDGRSTDIEWLAPGLDGPATAALLHLALTRPQRCADAQLRALAERLRSARYAVLVWEPGQLGAQAGLVIERLQGLIGRLNLSGRAAGFPLGGAGGAATAQAVHTWLSGLPLRTRVGPRGLEHDTLRLASERLLADRAVDLLLWVGTFPDQRPPDGDRPRILLGPPALAHALGHESATVFLPVGTPGVDHAGHLVRCDSVVMLPLQALRHSTLPSVAETVNALRTELQRLDGVEVTEVAA from the coding sequence ATGACCGATGACCGCACCGCGCCGGGCGCTGCCGACGCGCCCTGGACCTGCCCCTTCTGCCCCCTGCTCTGCGATGACCGCAGCGCAGCGGCCCCCGGCTGCCCGAAGGCCGAGGCCGGGTTGGCCGCTTCGACGGTCGCGGCTGGGCCAGCCGAGACCAGTGCCCGCCTGCACGGCCAGCCCGTGCCGCGCGAGCAGGCCCTGCGCGTGGCGGCCGAGTGGCTGCACGCCGCCCGTCAGCCGCTGCTGGCGGGCTGGGGGGCGGACGTGGCGGCGGCCCGGGCGCTCTACCCGCTGGCCAGCCGCGTCGGCGCGATCTCGGACGTCTGTGGCGGCGAGCCGCTGGCCCAGGCCCTGCGCGCCCAGCAGGACCGCGGCGGCTACACCGCCACGCTGGCGGAGGTGCGCCGCCACGCCGACCTGATCGTCTGCGTGGGCAGCTGGCCGGCCGAGCGCGCGCCGCGGCTGTTCGAGCGCCTGCTGGCCGGCCGCGACACGCCGCCCGCGATCGTCGTGCTCGGCGACGGGGTCGATCCGCCGCGCTCGATCACGGTCGACGGGCGGAGCACCGACATCGAATGGCTGGCCCCCGGCCTGGACGGGCCGGCCACCGCCGCGCTGCTGCACCTGGCGCTGACCCGGCCGCAGCGCTGCGCCGACGCGCAGCTGCGCGCGCTGGCCGAGCGCCTGCGCAGCGCCCGCTACGCCGTGCTGGTCTGGGAGCCAGGCCAGCTCGGCGCTCAGGCCGGGCTGGTGATCGAGCGGCTGCAGGGCCTGATCGGCCGGCTGAACCTCAGCGGCCGGGCCGCCGGCTTCCCGCTCGGTGGGGCGGGCGGCGCGGCCACAGCCCAGGCGGTGCACACCTGGCTATCGGGCCTGCCGTTGCGCACACGGGTGGGCCCGCGCGGTCTGGAGCACGACACGCTGCGCCTGGCCAGCGAGCGCCTGCTGGCCGACCGCGCGGTGGACCTGCTGCTGTGGGTGGGCACTTTCCCGGACCAGCGCCCGCCCGATGGCGACCGCCCGCGCATCCTGCTCGGCCCACCCGCGCTGGCCCATGCGCTGGGGCACGAGTCGGCCACCGTCTTCCTGCCGGTCGGCACGCCGGGCGTCGACCACGCCGGCCACCTGGTGCGCTGCGACAGCGTGGTGATGCTGCCGCTGCAGGCGCTGCGGCACTCGACCTTGCCGTCGGTGGCCGAGACGGTGAACGCGCTGCGGACCGAGCTGCAACGGCTCGATGGGGTGGAAGTGACAGAGGTGGCGGCATGA
- a CDS encoding DUF447 domain-containing protein, with protein sequence MTAPNDVIYETLVTTESPDGVLHIAPMGVRYRSAQRGNQAVDQVVVMPFRPSTTLDNLLATRRAVLNIVTDTRLFAGCVTGRREWPSVALAGGRGRRLSVALRHLALELSDVQEDPLRPVLTLDVCEDLTHAPFPGLNRAQAAVIEGAVLVSRLHLLPLARIEQEMAIGQTAIDRTASAAEHEAWGWLCEAVAYHRAHQNEPQNDHQSDRQQVAA encoded by the coding sequence ATGACCGCCCCGAATGACGTGATCTACGAAACCCTCGTCACCACCGAGTCCCCGGACGGGGTGCTGCACATCGCGCCGATGGGCGTGCGCTACCGCAGCGCCCAGCGCGGCAACCAGGCCGTCGACCAGGTGGTCGTGATGCCCTTCCGCCCCTCCACCACGCTGGACAACCTGCTCGCCACCCGCCGCGCGGTGCTGAACATCGTCACCGACACGCGCCTCTTCGCCGGCTGCGTCACCGGCCGGCGCGAGTGGCCCAGCGTCGCCCTGGCGGGCGGGCGCGGGCGCCGCCTGTCTGTGGCGCTGCGCCACCTCGCGCTGGAACTCAGCGACGTCCAGGAGGACCCGCTCCGCCCGGTGCTGACGCTGGACGTCTGCGAGGACCTCACCCACGCGCCCTTCCCTGGCCTCAACCGGGCCCAGGCTGCGGTGATCGAGGGCGCGGTGCTGGTCAGCCGCCTGCACCTGCTGCCGCTGGCACGCATCGAGCAGGAGATGGCGATCGGCCAGACCGCCATCGACCGGACCGCCTCGGCCGCCGAGCACGAGGCATGGGGCTGGCTGTGCGAGGCGGTGGCCTACCACCGCGCGCACCAGAACGAGCCCCAGAACGACCATCAGAGCGATCGCCAGCAGGTGGCTGCATGA
- a CDS encoding aspartate kinase — translation MWVVKLGGSLCSDAALPQWLALLTQLGGGRIALVCGGGTLADEVRALQARWAVDDLAAHNMAVLAMVQNGYLLHGLAPQLQRVAREADIAPVLRRGGVALWMPLERLRDQADATTNWSVTGDSMALALAQRLNAERLVMVKACAVDPRRSLEQLVADEVLDAAFARLARRAGVPIDLLSVDQTEVLRSLLLTGERAALPAQAAAGAGR, via the coding sequence ATGTGGGTGGTCAAGCTCGGTGGGAGCCTGTGCAGCGACGCCGCGCTGCCGCAGTGGCTGGCGCTGCTCACGCAGCTGGGGGGCGGGCGCATCGCGCTGGTCTGTGGCGGCGGCACACTGGCCGACGAGGTGCGTGCGCTGCAGGCCCGCTGGGCCGTGGACGATCTGGCAGCGCACAACATGGCGGTGTTGGCGATGGTGCAGAACGGCTACCTGCTGCACGGCCTGGCGCCGCAGCTGCAGCGGGTGGCGCGCGAGGCGGACATCGCCCCGGTGCTGCGCCGCGGTGGCGTGGCGCTGTGGATGCCGCTGGAGCGCCTGCGTGACCAGGCCGACGCCACCACCAACTGGAGCGTCACCGGCGACAGCATGGCGCTGGCGCTGGCGCAGCGGCTGAACGCCGAGCGGCTGGTGATGGTGAAGGCCTGCGCCGTGGACCCACGGCGCTCGCTGGAGCAGCTGGTGGCCGACGAGGTGCTGGACGCCGCCTTCGCCCGCCTGGCCCGCCGGGCCGGCGTGCCGATCGACCTGCTCAGCGTGGACCAGACCGAGGTCCTGCGCAGCCTGCTGCTGACGGGCGAGCGTGCGGCGCTGCCGGCGCAGGCCGCGGCGGGCGCGGGGCGCTGA
- the fhcD gene encoding formylmethanofuran--tetrahydromethanopterin N-formyltransferase: MSDEALILNGIAVDDTFAEAFPMKATRIVVTAHRMEWARHAGVTATGFATSVIACGCEAGIERELGPDETPDGRPGVALLIFAMSGKELAKQLERRVGQCVLTCPTTAVYAGLHEGEAIGLGKNLRFFGDGWQTSKVIGGRRYWRAPVMDGEFIAQETTAVVKGVGGGNLLLLARDTDAALDAAEAAVAAMRRVPDVVMPFPGGVVRSGSKVGSKYPALMASTNDAFCPTLVGLALKSELDERIGCVMEIVIDGLTEAAVGEAMRVGMNAVIARGADSGLIRISAGNYGGKLGPFHFPLRRLLGSTEGASA; the protein is encoded by the coding sequence ATGAGTGACGAGGCATTGATCCTGAATGGGATCGCGGTGGACGACACCTTTGCCGAAGCCTTCCCGATGAAGGCCACGCGCATCGTCGTCACCGCCCACCGCATGGAGTGGGCACGGCATGCGGGCGTGACGGCCACCGGCTTCGCCACCTCGGTGATCGCCTGCGGCTGCGAGGCCGGCATCGAGCGCGAACTGGGCCCCGACGAGACGCCCGACGGCCGCCCCGGCGTGGCGCTGCTGATCTTCGCGATGAGCGGCAAGGAGCTGGCCAAGCAGCTGGAGCGCCGCGTCGGCCAGTGCGTGCTGACCTGTCCCACCACCGCCGTGTACGCGGGCCTTCACGAAGGCGAAGCCATCGGCCTGGGCAAGAACCTGCGCTTCTTCGGCGACGGCTGGCAGACCAGCAAGGTGATCGGCGGGCGGCGCTACTGGCGCGCGCCGGTGATGGACGGCGAATTCATCGCGCAGGAAACCACCGCGGTGGTCAAGGGCGTGGGCGGCGGCAACCTGCTGCTGCTGGCGCGCGACACCGACGCCGCTCTGGACGCCGCCGAGGCCGCCGTCGCCGCGATGCGCCGCGTGCCCGACGTGGTGATGCCCTTCCCCGGCGGCGTGGTGCGCTCCGGCTCCAAGGTGGGCAGCAAGTACCCGGCGCTGATGGCCTCCACCAACGACGCCTTCTGCCCCACGCTGGTCGGCCTGGCGTTGAAGAGCGAGCTCGACGAGCGCATCGGCTGCGTGATGGAGATCGTCATCGACGGATTGACCGAGGCCGCCGTGGGCGAGGCGATGCGCGTGGGCATGAACGCCGTCATCGCACGCGGCGCCGACAGTGGCTTGATCCGCATCTCCGCCGGCAACTACGGCGGCAAGCTGGGGCCCTTCCACTTCCCGCTGCGGCGGTTGCTGGGCAGCACCGAAGGAGCGTCGGCATGA
- a CDS encoding formylmethanofuran dehydrogenase subunit A, translated as MTWTLLRGGWLHDPTNGIDGEVRDLAIQGGRIVPLPAEPPAEVIDASGCIVMAGGIDLHSHIGGGKVNLARMLLPEDHRDRMTGGANPCTPGDNPLELISCGHATPGTLATGYRYVQMGYTAAFEPAMLAANARQAHMEMGDTPILDHGAYVLLGNDEYFLQRLAEGAPPEEIRDLIGWTLHASKAMGIKVVNPAGISAFKYHQRRLDVDESHVHWGVTPRQVVQALARGLTDLGVPHPLHIHGSNLGVAGNIASTLATIDALEGLPAHLTHVQFHAYGREGPKKFSSAALQLVEAVNARPQLSIDVGQILFGQTVTASGDTMRQHANAGLASPRKWIGADIECEAGCGVVPFRYQEKSYVNALQWAIGLEIFLSVRNPWQVVLTTDHPNGAPFTSYPHLIRLLMDRPFREEQLARLHPDVAANSALKDLKRELTLQEIAVMTRAAPAKLLGLSDRGHLGPGAAADIAVYRDDPIDRERMFTTPEWVFKDGRVVARAGRITATPVGGTHFVTPRFDDARDTGFAAALRERMARNGSLHPQHLEIGHDELCACCRGGRLLPTECFEGAST; from the coding sequence ATGACCTGGACCCTGCTGCGCGGCGGCTGGCTGCACGACCCGACGAACGGCATCGACGGCGAGGTGCGCGACCTGGCGATCCAGGGCGGCCGCATCGTCCCCTTGCCGGCCGAGCCGCCCGCCGAGGTGATCGACGCCAGCGGCTGCATCGTCATGGCCGGCGGCATCGACCTGCACAGCCACATCGGCGGCGGCAAGGTGAACCTGGCCCGGATGCTGCTGCCCGAAGATCACCGCGACCGCATGACGGGTGGCGCCAACCCCTGCACGCCGGGAGACAACCCGCTGGAGCTGATCTCCTGCGGCCACGCCACGCCCGGCACGCTGGCCACCGGCTACCGCTACGTGCAGATGGGCTACACGGCGGCCTTTGAGCCCGCGATGCTGGCGGCCAACGCCCGGCAGGCGCACATGGAGATGGGCGACACCCCCATCCTCGACCACGGCGCCTACGTGCTGCTGGGCAACGACGAGTATTTCCTCCAGCGCCTGGCCGAGGGCGCGCCGCCCGAGGAGATCCGCGACCTGATCGGCTGGACGCTGCATGCCAGCAAGGCCATGGGCATCAAGGTGGTCAACCCGGCCGGCATCTCGGCCTTCAAGTACCACCAGCGCCGGCTGGACGTGGACGAGTCGCACGTGCACTGGGGCGTCACGCCCCGGCAGGTGGTGCAGGCCCTGGCGCGCGGGCTGACCGACCTGGGCGTGCCGCACCCGCTGCACATCCACGGCAGCAACCTGGGCGTGGCCGGCAACATCGCCAGCACCCTGGCCACCATCGACGCCCTCGAAGGCCTGCCCGCCCACCTGACGCACGTGCAGTTCCACGCCTACGGCCGGGAAGGACCGAAGAAGTTCTCCTCGGCCGCGCTGCAGCTGGTGGAGGCGGTGAACGCGCGGCCGCAGCTGTCCATCGACGTCGGCCAGATCCTGTTCGGCCAGACGGTCACCGCCTCGGGCGACACGATGCGCCAGCACGCCAACGCCGGGCTGGCCAGCCCGCGCAAGTGGATCGGCGCGGACATCGAGTGCGAGGCCGGCTGCGGCGTGGTGCCCTTTCGCTACCAGGAAAAGAGTTACGTCAACGCGCTGCAGTGGGCCATCGGGCTGGAAATCTTCCTGTCGGTGCGCAACCCCTGGCAGGTGGTGCTGACCACCGACCACCCCAACGGCGCGCCCTTCACCAGCTACCCGCACCTGATCCGCCTGCTGATGGACCGCCCCTTCCGCGAGGAACAGCTCGCCCGCCTGCACCCCGACGTCGCCGCCAACTCGGCGCTCAAGGACCTCAAGCGCGAACTCACGCTGCAGGAGATCGCGGTGATGACCCGCGCCGCCCCGGCGAAGCTGCTGGGCCTGAGCGACCGCGGCCACCTGGGCCCGGGCGCGGCGGCGGACATCGCCGTCTACCGAGATGATCCGATCGACCGCGAGCGCATGTTCACCACGCCGGAGTGGGTCTTCAAGGACGGCCGCGTGGTGGCCCGCGCCGGGCGCATCACCGCCACGCCGGTGGGCGGCACGCACTTCGTGACGCCGCGCTTCGACGACGCGCGCGACACGGGCTTCGCCGCGGCGCTGCGCGAGCGCATGGCGCGCAACGGCTCGCTGCACCCGCAGCACCTGGAGATCGGCCACGACGAGCTCTGCGCCTGCTGCCGTGGCGGCCGGTTGCTGCCGACCGAATGCTTCGAAGGAGCCTCGACATGA
- a CDS encoding hydantoinase/oxoprolinase family protein → MRSPEPAADAVIGWDVGGAHLKACLLVDGQVQDVAQWVCPLWQGLQHLEDGLAQARARWPQTQDAQHAVTMTGEMTDLFADRADGVQRIAALLEAQWPGRVRLYAGPGQWVAPVQAGAAWPEIASANWRATAQHVAQRHGRGLLVDIGSTTTDLIAFDGGELLGHSLSDRDRLASGELVYQGVVRTPLCALVQRIALQGQALNVMNEFFATAADVYRLTGELDPDHDLHPAADGAAKTPAATRARLARMVGCDVRDASDADWLAFARTWREAQLALIATELARVLDAHRLGLRGAAVVAAGAGAFLLPDLLQRLPERFGAAEGVKLDYGQDVASIGRGDRYDALLRGARLCAPSVAVAALFAQAQKKNQKERV, encoded by the coding sequence ATGCGATCGCCTGAGCCCGCAGCAGATGCCGTGATCGGCTGGGACGTTGGTGGCGCCCACCTGAAAGCCTGCCTGCTCGTCGATGGGCAGGTGCAGGACGTTGCTCAGTGGGTCTGCCCGCTCTGGCAGGGTCTGCAGCACCTGGAGGACGGCCTGGCGCAGGCGCGCGCACGCTGGCCCCAGACGCAGGATGCCCAGCATGCGGTGACGATGACCGGCGAGATGACCGACCTGTTCGCCGATCGGGCCGACGGCGTGCAGCGCATCGCCGCCCTGCTGGAGGCACAGTGGCCGGGCCGCGTGCGTCTGTACGCCGGGCCGGGGCAGTGGGTGGCGCCGGTGCAGGCGGGCGCGGCCTGGCCGGAGATCGCCTCGGCCAACTGGCGCGCCACCGCGCAGCATGTAGCGCAGCGCCACGGCCGCGGGCTGCTGGTCGACATCGGCAGCACCACCACCGACCTGATCGCCTTCGACGGCGGCGAGCTGCTCGGCCACAGCCTGAGTGACCGCGACCGCCTGGCCAGCGGCGAGCTGGTCTACCAGGGCGTGGTGCGCACGCCGCTGTGCGCGCTGGTGCAGCGCATCGCCTTGCAGGGCCAGGCGCTGAACGTGATGAACGAGTTCTTCGCCACCGCCGCGGACGTCTATCGCCTCACCGGCGAGCTCGATCCTGACCACGACCTGCACCCCGCTGCGGATGGGGCCGCCAAGACGCCCGCAGCCACCCGTGCCCGGCTGGCGCGCATGGTGGGCTGCGACGTGCGCGATGCCAGCGACGCCGACTGGCTCGCCTTTGCCCGCACCTGGCGTGAGGCCCAGCTGGCGCTGATCGCCACCGAGCTGGCCCGGGTGCTGGACGCCCACCGGCTGGGCCTGCGCGGCGCCGCCGTGGTGGCGGCGGGGGCGGGGGCCTTCCTGCTGCCCGACCTGCTGCAACGCCTGCCGGAGCGGTTCGGTGCCGCCGAAGGGGTTAAACTTGACTATGGTCAAGATGTGGCGTCCATCGGCCGAGGTGATCGCTACGATGCGCTCTTGCGAGGGGCAAGGCTGTGTGCACCCAGCGTGGCGGTGGCCGCGCTGTTCGCCCAGGCGCAGAAGAAGAACCAGAAGGAGCGCGTCTGA